A single Oryzias melastigma strain HK-1 linkage group LG24, ASM292280v2, whole genome shotgun sequence DNA region contains:
- the slc25a47a gene encoding solute carrier family 25 member 47-A gives MHFVDFVSGSVAGACGVAVGYPLDTVKVRIQTQKQFTGFCQCAAETLSKEGVFGFFKGMLLPLTTVSMTSSVVFGTYRNCLQCLRQARGGDWGANTKMEVFLSGLAGGVAQVSVMSPGDIVKVRLQCQTESRQRGLQKPGLKYLGPVHCLLHIVKEDGLRGLYRGALPLTLRDGPSYATYFLTYTTLHDWMSGGSNKKPHWTGVMLAGGIAGMAGWFVATPMDVIKARLQMDGVHGTQRYKGFVHCFTETLRTEGAGVFFRSLSINCLRAFPVNMVVFFTYEVLTGFLTTTPENVDSPPWGLE, from the exons ATGCACTTTGTGGATTTCGTATCTGGATCGGTGGCAG GAGCGTGTGGCGTTGCTGTGGGTTACCCGCTGGACACTGTAAAG GTCCGGATCCAAACCCAGAAGCAGTTCACAGGATTCTGTCAATGTGCAGCGGAGACACTGTCAAAGGAAGGG gtcTTTGGCTTCTTCAAGGGGATGCTTCTACCTCTGACCACTGTCTCCATGACTTCCTCGGTGGTCTTTGGCACATACAGGAACTGCCTGCAATGCCTGAGACAGGCCCGCGGAGGCGATTGGggtgcaaacacaaaaatggagGTCTTCCTGTCAGGATTGGCAGGGGGCGTGGCTCAG GTGTCCGTCATGTCGCCGGGGGACATCGTCAAAGTGCGCCTGCAGTGTCAAACAGAGTCCAGGCAGCGAGGACTCCAGAAGCCCGGTCTGAAGTACCTGGGTCCGGTGCACTGCCTTCTGCACATCGTCAAAGAGGACGGCCTCAGGGGGCTGTACAGAGGAGCTCTGCCGCTCACGCTGAGAGACGGCCCTTCCTACGCCACCTACTTTTTGACCTACACCACCCTCCACGACTGGATGTCTGGCGGCAGCAACAAAAAACCAC ACTGGACCGGTGTGATGCTGGCCGGTGGGATAGCAGGAATGGCGGGTTGGTTCGTAGCAACGCCGATGGACGTGATCAAAGCTCGGCTGCAGATGGACGGCGTGCACGGGACGCAGCGCTACAAAGGCTTCGTCCACTGCTTCACTGAAACCCTGAGAACCGAAGGCGCTGGAGTCTTCTTCAGAAGCTTAAGCATCAACTGTCTGCGCGCCTTTCCCGTCAACATGGTGGTGTTCTTCACCTACGAGGTTCTGACCGGGTTCCTCACGACCACACCGGAAAATGTGGACTCGCCTCCCTGGGGGTTAGAATGA